In the genome of Sorangium aterium, one region contains:
- a CDS encoding SDR family oxidoreductase — protein sequence MSSASPRIVVIGSTGMLGAPVTQELVAANFAVTALVREPEATRASKRLPAGVALVAGDVSDVKALTAAFRGHDIVYVSLAVPITASANAWRVESEGMKNIVAAAREAGIKRIAYLSSLLHRYDGFRWWVFDMKREALSILKESGIPSTVFFPSNFIESIPYRSRQGSRINLAGSPREKAYWISARDYGKQVARALALPGDASREYVVQGPEPLTIKEAADQFAKHYTKEKLSVGAAPLGIFKVLGLFSPTFNYVWHISDAINNAPEPFQAESTWKELGKPETTVATFAASFQ from the coding sequence ATGAGCAGCGCTTCTCCTCGCATCGTCGTGATTGGGAGCACCGGCATGCTCGGCGCCCCCGTGACCCAGGAGCTCGTCGCCGCCAATTTCGCCGTGACCGCCCTCGTCCGCGAACCCGAGGCGACCCGCGCGAGCAAGCGGCTGCCGGCGGGCGTCGCGCTCGTCGCGGGCGACGTCAGCGACGTGAAGGCATTGACGGCGGCCTTCCGCGGGCACGACATCGTCTATGTGAGCCTGGCGGTGCCGATCACCGCATCCGCGAACGCGTGGCGCGTCGAGTCGGAGGGCATGAAGAACATCGTCGCCGCCGCGCGCGAGGCGGGCATCAAGCGGATCGCCTACCTGTCTTCGCTCCTGCACCGATACGACGGCTTCCGCTGGTGGGTCTTCGACATGAAGCGGGAGGCGCTCTCGATCCTGAAGGAGAGCGGGATCCCGAGCACGGTCTTCTTCCCGTCGAACTTCATCGAGTCGATCCCCTACCGGAGCCGCCAGGGCAGCCGGATCAACCTCGCCGGCAGCCCGCGCGAGAAGGCGTACTGGATCTCGGCGCGCGACTACGGCAAGCAGGTCGCGCGCGCCCTCGCCCTCCCCGGCGACGCGTCGCGAGAGTACGTGGTGCAGGGGCCCGAGCCGCTCACCATCAAGGAGGCGGCGGACCAGTTCGCCAAGCACTACACGAAGGAGAAGCTCTCCGTCGGGGCGGCGCCGCTCGGGATCTTCAAGGTGCTCGGGCTGTTCTCACCGACGTTCAACTACGTCTGGCACATCTCCGACGCGATCAACAACGCGCCGGAGCCGTTCCAGGCGGAGTCGACCTGGAAGGAGCTCGGCAAGCCGGAGACGACGGTCGCCACCTTCGCCGCCTCGTTCCAGTGA
- a CDS encoding AraC family transcriptional regulator, which produces MDLLSEIVGELRLESVSYWRLELTAPWALRFPAGGRGIHIVTRGSCWLEVDGGRAPAAVASGDLVVMPSGRGHVLRDAPRPRKASPIEELVRGASPGRAIEHGGAGLPTTIVCGQFRFGTLGHPALEALPPVLHLRGDERIGPFIQAHTQCIAAEVSAPAEGAAIVTARLSDVLLVQALRAYLRDVPADERGWLRGLADPQIGRALARMHRSPELDWSVPALAQEAGMSRAAFSARFSEQMGVSPGKYLADWRMYRAKVLLRSGSALVAEVAAEVGYRSEAAFSFAFKRLVGSSPSAYRDDHRAADVATATREQQPLLRPQQSALDGGALSRRSGMRLKRRLP; this is translated from the coding sequence ATGGACCTCCTCAGCGAAATCGTCGGCGAGCTCCGCCTCGAGAGCGTGTCGTACTGGCGGCTGGAGCTCACGGCGCCCTGGGCGCTCCGCTTCCCGGCCGGCGGGCGGGGCATCCACATCGTCACGCGCGGGAGCTGCTGGCTCGAGGTCGATGGAGGGCGGGCGCCCGCCGCCGTCGCGAGCGGCGATCTCGTCGTGATGCCGAGCGGCCGCGGGCACGTGCTCCGCGACGCGCCCAGGCCGCGCAAGGCGAGCCCCATCGAGGAGCTCGTCCGGGGCGCGTCGCCGGGGCGCGCGATCGAGCACGGCGGGGCCGGCCTGCCGACCACGATCGTGTGCGGGCAGTTCCGCTTCGGCACCCTCGGGCACCCCGCGCTCGAGGCGCTGCCGCCCGTGCTCCACCTGCGCGGCGACGAGCGGATCGGCCCCTTCATCCAGGCGCACACGCAGTGCATCGCCGCCGAGGTCAGCGCGCCGGCCGAGGGCGCGGCGATCGTGACGGCGCGCCTCTCGGACGTGCTGCTCGTGCAGGCGCTGCGCGCGTACCTCCGCGACGTGCCCGCCGACGAGCGCGGATGGCTGCGCGGCCTCGCCGATCCGCAGATCGGGCGCGCGCTCGCGCGGATGCACCGGAGCCCGGAGCTCGACTGGTCGGTGCCCGCGCTGGCGCAGGAGGCCGGCATGTCGCGGGCGGCCTTCTCCGCGCGCTTCTCCGAGCAGATGGGCGTGTCGCCGGGCAAATACCTCGCGGACTGGCGCATGTACCGCGCGAAGGTCCTCTTGCGGTCAGGGTCGGCCCTGGTGGCGGAGGTGGCCGCGGAGGTCGGCTATCGCTCGGAGGCCGCGTTCTCGTTCGCCTTCAAGCGGCTCGTGGGCTCGTCGCCGTCGGCCTACCGGGACGACCATCGAGCCGCCGATGTTGCAACCGCAACACGCGAACAGCAGCCGCTGCTGCGCCCTCAGCAGTCGGCCCTCGACGGCGGCGCCCTCTCTCGCCGTTCTGGCATGCGGCTGAAGCGGCGCCTCCCGTGA
- a CDS encoding MFS transporter: MATRDVEKTPLTPYQWRLLAFLSVASFFEGYDRLAITQILPNLGAEMGLSAKGEGLLIGVISFGSMLAFLLVRKADHWGRRRLLTITIAGYTLFSLLTGLAPNVFVFAGCQLLARVFLVAEYAVSVVYAAEEFPKDRRGLAIGLIEAFSSLGTITCAGLVPLFLSTSLGWRTIYFVGAIPLVLVALARRGLRETARFERLALERRHEEAQPFTRILSSEYRGRMLKLALIWGLMFVCVQNAVTFWKTFATRERGLTDGQVGTSIMIAAIVAMPFVFTSGKLLDAVGRRKGAVIAFALASAGVFGGYSLRSHAGLTAALALCIFGGSAVLPVLNAYTTELFPTHLRSDALAWSNNLLGRTAYMLSPVFLGIAAERVGWGPAMSATVIFPLIALGLILWFLPETRGKELEETARV, from the coding sequence ATGGCCACCCGTGATGTCGAGAAGACGCCGCTCACCCCCTACCAGTGGCGGCTCCTCGCGTTCCTGAGCGTCGCCTCGTTCTTCGAGGGCTACGACCGACTGGCGATCACGCAGATCCTGCCGAACCTCGGCGCGGAGATGGGGCTCTCCGCGAAGGGGGAAGGGCTCCTCATCGGGGTCATCAGCTTTGGCTCGATGCTCGCCTTCCTCCTCGTCCGCAAGGCGGACCACTGGGGCCGGCGGCGGCTCCTGACGATCACCATCGCGGGCTACACCTTGTTCTCCCTGCTCACGGGCCTCGCGCCGAACGTCTTCGTGTTCGCCGGCTGCCAGCTCCTCGCGCGCGTCTTCCTCGTCGCCGAGTACGCGGTCAGCGTGGTCTACGCGGCCGAGGAGTTCCCGAAGGACCGGCGCGGGCTGGCGATCGGCCTCATCGAGGCGTTCTCCAGCCTGGGCACCATCACGTGCGCCGGGCTCGTGCCGCTGTTCCTCTCGACCTCACTCGGGTGGCGGACCATCTACTTCGTCGGCGCCATCCCCTTGGTACTCGTCGCGCTGGCCCGGCGCGGCCTCCGCGAGACTGCGCGGTTCGAGCGGCTCGCGCTCGAGCGGAGGCACGAGGAAGCACAGCCGTTCACGCGCATCCTCAGCTCCGAGTACCGCGGGAGGATGCTGAAGCTCGCCCTGATCTGGGGGCTGATGTTCGTCTGCGTCCAGAACGCCGTCACGTTCTGGAAGACGTTCGCCACCCGCGAGCGCGGGCTCACCGACGGTCAGGTGGGCACCAGCATCATGATCGCCGCGATCGTCGCCATGCCGTTCGTCTTCACGTCGGGGAAGCTGCTCGACGCCGTGGGCCGCCGCAAGGGCGCGGTGATCGCCTTCGCGCTGGCGTCCGCCGGCGTGTTCGGCGGGTACTCGCTCCGCTCGCACGCGGGGCTCACGGCCGCGCTGGCGCTCTGCATCTTCGGCGGGAGCGCCGTGCTCCCCGTGTTGAACGCGTACACGACCGAGCTGTTCCCGACGCACCTCAGGAGCGACGCGCTCGCCTGGTCGAACAACCTGCTCGGCCGGACCGCGTACATGCTCTCGCCGGTCTTCCTGGGCATCGCGGCGGAGCGCGTCGGCTGGGGACCGGCCATGTCGGCGACGGTCATCTTTCCGCTGATCGCGCTGGGACTCATCCTGTGGTTCCTCCCGGAGACGCGGGGCAAGGAGCTCGAGGAGACGGCGCGGGTTTGA
- a CDS encoding ester cyclase: protein MSTHDLKSLYREYVEEVWHRRNVAAADAYFTDDVVDHAAPPQQGPGLAGLKATFAMFLEAFPDFHITIEDLIAEGDKLVARVSFTGTHRGAYHGIPATNRAIASSGTHIVRYVGKRVAEHWAHSDDLRTRQQLGLLPAPGQ, encoded by the coding sequence ATGAGCACGCACGATCTCAAGTCGCTGTATCGGGAGTACGTCGAGGAGGTGTGGCACCGGAGGAACGTCGCCGCGGCGGACGCGTACTTCACCGACGACGTTGTCGACCACGCGGCGCCGCCGCAGCAGGGGCCGGGGCTCGCGGGGCTCAAGGCGACCTTCGCGATGTTCCTCGAGGCGTTCCCCGATTTTCACATCACGATAGAGGACCTGATCGCGGAGGGGGACAAGCTGGTCGCCCGCGTCTCGTTCACCGGCACGCACCGCGGCGCGTACCACGGGATCCCGGCGACGAACCGCGCGATCGCGTCCAGCGGAACCCACATCGTGCGTTACGTCGGCAAGAGGGTGGCCGAGCACTGGGCGCACAGCGACGATCTGCGCACAAGGCAGCAGCTGGGCCTCCTTCCGGCGCCGGGGCAATAG
- a CDS encoding NmrA family NAD(P)-binding protein has translation MGTSNGSGGGNKILVLTSTGTVGKLLIEQLTQAGEQVRAGSRDPAKVAPVRGVEVVRFDYRDSSTFAGALEGVNRVFLLSPSGELSQYDLLVPFLETAISGGKRKIVLLTASGVEYDDSQPLRRVELFLERSGAPYVILRPTWFLDNFHTFWRGPIVHAGVLPIPAADSRTAFIDARDIAASAVAALRSDKFDKKAFTLTGPEALTYAEAAAALSKVSGRAIQYVNTDDASFIQGARQAGISEGYANFLAGLFGFVRQGAAAQVSAGVTTLTGQPPRTLAQYAQDHKDAWKA, from the coding sequence ATGGGCACCAGCAATGGCAGCGGCGGCGGCAACAAGATCCTGGTCCTGACGAGCACCGGAACGGTCGGGAAGCTCCTGATCGAGCAGCTCACCCAGGCGGGGGAGCAGGTGCGCGCGGGGTCCCGCGATCCCGCGAAGGTGGCGCCGGTGCGCGGCGTCGAGGTGGTGCGCTTCGATTACCGCGATTCCAGCACCTTCGCCGGGGCCCTGGAGGGGGTGAACCGGGTATTTTTGCTGTCGCCCTCGGGCGAGCTGTCTCAATACGATCTGCTGGTCCCGTTCCTGGAGACGGCGATCTCGGGCGGTAAGCGCAAGATCGTGCTGCTGACCGCGTCCGGCGTGGAGTACGACGACAGCCAGCCCCTGCGCCGCGTGGAGCTCTTCCTCGAGCGGTCGGGGGCTCCTTACGTGATCCTGCGCCCGACCTGGTTCCTCGACAACTTCCACACGTTCTGGCGCGGGCCGATCGTCCACGCCGGGGTGCTCCCCATCCCGGCGGCGGACTCCAGGACGGCCTTCATCGACGCGAGGGACATCGCGGCCTCGGCGGTCGCGGCGCTGCGATCGGACAAGTTCGACAAGAAGGCGTTCACGCTCACCGGCCCGGAGGCGCTGACCTACGCCGAGGCGGCCGCGGCCCTGTCCAAGGTGTCGGGGCGAGCCATCCAGTACGTGAACACGGACGACGCGTCCTTCATCCAGGGAGCGCGGCAAGCGGGGATCTCCGAGGGATACGCGAACTTCCTCGCCGGGCTGTTCGGGTTCGTGAGGCAGGGCGCCGCGGCGCAGGTCAGCGCGGGCGTGACCACCTTGACCGGCCAGCCCCCGCGCACCCTGGCGCAGTACGCTCAGGACCACAAGGACGCCTGGAAGGCGTGA
- a CDS encoding AraC family transcriptional regulator, which translates to MSTDVLTEWCRVLSTKGVLLARSRLPAPWGMRLEARAQVTFHIVTEGACWLRREGAAPLALHQGDLCLLPQGLAHELVHARDGRAEPLERLLERRSILPTGGPVTTMVCGAYCLDAQLAEPMLRGLPPVVHFAAKEVRANPPLSAVMSLVTAELDRPGPGSEVLVQHLFDALFLYILRAWADGVAASAPGWLPALKDAALSRALASMHADPAAPWTVETLAREAGLSRAAFARRFTAELGEPPLGYLTRWRMGLASRILLQSEASLAEVARRVGYESEFAFSRAFKRSRGVAPASFRRSRAEAPGLGGAP; encoded by the coding sequence ATGTCGACCGACGTCCTCACGGAGTGGTGCCGCGTGCTGAGCACGAAAGGGGTGCTGCTGGCCCGGAGCCGCCTGCCGGCGCCGTGGGGGATGCGCCTCGAGGCCCGCGCGCAGGTGACGTTCCACATCGTCACGGAGGGGGCCTGCTGGCTGCGGCGCGAGGGCGCTGCGCCGCTGGCCTTGCACCAGGGGGATCTCTGCCTCCTGCCGCAGGGGCTGGCGCACGAGCTGGTGCACGCCCGCGATGGCCGGGCCGAGCCGCTCGAGCGCCTGCTCGAGCGGCGATCCATTCTGCCCACCGGGGGCCCGGTGACGACCATGGTGTGCGGCGCCTACTGCCTCGACGCGCAGCTCGCCGAGCCGATGCTGCGCGGGCTGCCGCCGGTCGTGCACTTCGCCGCGAAGGAGGTGCGGGCGAACCCGCCGCTCTCGGCGGTCATGTCGCTGGTGACCGCCGAGCTGGATCGGCCGGGCCCGGGGAGCGAGGTGCTGGTGCAGCACCTGTTCGACGCCCTGTTCCTGTACATCCTGCGGGCGTGGGCGGACGGCGTGGCCGCGTCGGCGCCCGGGTGGCTGCCGGCGCTGAAGGACGCGGCGCTCTCGCGGGCGCTGGCCAGCATGCACGCGGACCCGGCGGCCCCCTGGACGGTGGAGACGCTGGCCCGGGAGGCAGGGCTGTCGCGCGCGGCGTTCGCCCGCCGGTTCACGGCCGAGCTGGGCGAGCCGCCGCTCGGGTACCTGACCCGCTGGCGCATGGGGCTCGCCTCGCGGATCCTGCTCCAGAGCGAGGCCTCCCTGGCCGAGGTGGCGCGCCGGGTGGGGTACGAGTCGGAGTTCGCCTTCAGCAGGGCCTTCAAGCGCAGCCGCGGGGTGGCCCCGGCGTCGTTCCGGCGCAGCCGGGCGGAGGCGCCGGGGCTCGGCGGCGCGCCGTGA
- a CDS encoding YciI family protein, with protein MSIRPTLVRLHGEGRGTPGRGPLVPRFEPPGETTMRFMITAGRAEDDAKAPGANDPKAEADAPIDEKLFAAYMKYNDDMTKAGVLIASEGLNPSGARARIGIVGGKRAVLDGPFTESKELVGGFYLIEVNSKEEAIEWALRCPVGFGSDEVLTIHQMTELSDIPLQFRKIIEEVAPAWSASLSKGRVTHGS; from the coding sequence GTGTCGATCCGACCGACCCTCGTTCGTCTTCACGGTGAAGGCAGGGGGACACCCGGTCGAGGCCCGCTGGTCCCCCGCTTCGAACCTCCAGGAGAGACGACGATGCGATTCATGATCACCGCAGGACGAGCCGAGGACGATGCGAAGGCGCCCGGCGCGAACGATCCGAAAGCCGAGGCGGATGCGCCTATCGACGAGAAGCTATTTGCCGCCTACATGAAATACAATGATGATATGACGAAGGCCGGCGTGCTGATCGCTTCCGAAGGGCTCAACCCGAGCGGGGCCCGCGCGCGCATCGGGATCGTCGGCGGAAAGCGCGCCGTGCTCGATGGGCCCTTCACCGAGTCGAAGGAGCTGGTCGGCGGGTTCTACCTTATCGAGGTGAACTCCAAGGAGGAGGCGATCGAATGGGCCTTGCGGTGTCCGGTCGGGTTCGGCAGCGACGAGGTGCTCACGATTCACCAGATGACGGAGCTCTCGGATATCCCGCTACAGTTCAGGAAGATCATCGAGGAAGTCGCGCCTGCCTGGAGCGCGTCGCTCTCGAAGGGGAGAGTGACTCATGGCAGCTGA
- a CDS encoding chemotaxis protein CheW, with translation MIPDASSPVSQYISFIIAGDEYAVNILRAREIVEHSVISRVPMMPACIVGAMNLRGRVVPVIDLAVKLGLPPTRVSRWTCVLIVETELDGESTRLGLLIDGVGDVLTLSEDEIEHTPAFGAQVRVDQLLGMAKVGQKLVLLLNIDRILSPAELLASTTPGPSAGLEGSRTTSSPEHASCLRISE, from the coding sequence ATGATTCCCGACGCGTCGAGCCCCGTGTCGCAATATATCTCCTTCATCATCGCGGGGGACGAGTACGCCGTGAACATCCTCCGGGCGCGGGAGATCGTCGAGCACAGCGTCATCTCGCGGGTCCCGATGATGCCAGCGTGCATCGTCGGCGCCATGAACCTTCGGGGCCGCGTCGTGCCGGTCATCGATCTCGCGGTCAAGCTCGGGCTGCCGCCGACGAGGGTGAGCCGGTGGACGTGCGTCCTCATCGTCGAGACCGAGCTCGATGGCGAGAGCACCCGCCTCGGCCTGCTCATCGACGGCGTGGGCGATGTGCTCACGCTCTCCGAGGACGAGATCGAGCACACGCCGGCCTTTGGCGCGCAGGTGCGCGTGGATCAGCTGCTCGGGATGGCGAAGGTGGGCCAGAAGCTCGTGCTGCTGCTCAACATCGACCGCATCCTCTCGCCGGCGGAGCTCCTGGCCTCGACGACGCCCGGCCCCTCGGCGGGGCTCGAAGGAAGCCGCACCACATCTAGCCCGGAGCACGCATCATGCTTGCGCATATCGGAGTAG
- a CDS encoding methyl-accepting chemotaxis protein gives MLAHIGVGRKLYLGFAAMVVLVLGLAGTAYKRFSELDEARSWDQHTYEVMLTTSEIMKSLLDTETGERGFVITGVEAFLEPYRGGRDRFEQSLSRARELTRDNPRQQARLEKIDKLHDEWLSSVLEPIIQQRRSADEARAPADRAVEEVRKGRGKILMDQMRAALKEIDDEETSLLGQRQAATNALIKTMYVTLQIGGLLAIVVAAVLAVVFSRMILLPLTQAVSIHQRIAGGDFTGHVTVKSSDEFGQMLGAVKAMSERLAGLIGEVRSGAVSVSSVSVQLSATAQSLSQGTSEQAASVEETMTSLQQLSGTIAKNAANCKQVEETAHRRTRDAEQSGQAVRETVEAMKSITQRIVIIEEIAYQTNLLALNAAIEAARAGEHGRGFAVVATEVRRLAERSRDAAKEIGSFAASSIVVAERSGQLIAELVPSIRETAELVQGVAMASREQSNGVTQISGAVELIEQATQRNAAISEELASTAAELSAQAEQLQNVMASFRLAQESDGDPGHRPAAPGRLPDRRGDRALWRAPQKGPPSGGASSNGRAPRAAGDQDFVPF, from the coding sequence ATGCTTGCGCATATCGGAGTAGGCCGGAAGCTCTACCTCGGATTCGCCGCCATGGTCGTCCTCGTCCTCGGACTGGCGGGCACGGCCTACAAGAGGTTCTCGGAGCTCGACGAGGCCCGCTCATGGGACCAGCACACGTACGAGGTGATGCTCACGACGAGCGAGATCATGAAGTCGCTGCTCGACACCGAGACAGGAGAGCGCGGCTTCGTCATCACCGGGGTGGAAGCGTTCCTGGAGCCGTACCGCGGCGGGCGCGACCGGTTCGAGCAAAGCCTGAGCCGTGCCCGGGAGCTCACCAGGGACAACCCGCGCCAGCAGGCGCGCCTCGAGAAGATCGACAAGCTCCACGACGAGTGGCTCTCCTCCGTGCTGGAGCCGATCATCCAGCAGCGCCGCAGCGCGGACGAGGCGAGGGCGCCGGCGGATCGCGCCGTCGAGGAGGTCAGGAAGGGGCGCGGAAAGATCCTCATGGACCAGATGCGCGCGGCGCTCAAGGAGATCGACGACGAGGAGACCTCCCTCCTCGGCCAGCGGCAGGCGGCGACGAACGCGCTCATCAAGACGATGTACGTGACGCTGCAGATAGGAGGTCTGCTCGCGATCGTCGTCGCCGCCGTGCTCGCCGTCGTCTTCAGCAGGATGATCCTCTTGCCGCTCACCCAGGCGGTGTCGATCCACCAGCGCATCGCCGGGGGCGACTTCACGGGCCACGTCACGGTGAAGAGCTCCGACGAGTTCGGCCAGATGCTCGGCGCCGTGAAGGCCATGTCGGAGCGCCTGGCGGGCCTCATCGGCGAAGTCCGGAGCGGCGCGGTCTCGGTCTCCTCGGTCTCGGTGCAGCTCTCGGCGACGGCGCAGAGCCTGTCGCAGGGCACCAGCGAGCAGGCGGCGTCCGTGGAAGAGACGATGACCAGCCTGCAGCAGCTGAGCGGCACGATCGCGAAGAACGCCGCCAACTGCAAGCAGGTCGAGGAGACGGCGCACCGGAGGACGAGGGACGCGGAGCAGAGCGGTCAGGCGGTCCGGGAGACGGTCGAGGCGATGAAGTCGATCACCCAGCGGATCGTGATCATCGAGGAGATCGCGTACCAGACGAACCTGCTCGCCTTGAACGCCGCGATCGAGGCGGCTCGCGCGGGCGAGCACGGCAGGGGCTTCGCCGTGGTCGCCACGGAGGTGCGGCGGCTGGCCGAGCGAAGCCGGGATGCGGCGAAGGAGATCGGCTCGTTCGCCGCGTCGAGCATCGTCGTCGCGGAGCGCTCGGGACAGCTCATCGCGGAGCTCGTCCCGTCGATCCGGGAGACCGCGGAGCTGGTGCAGGGCGTCGCCATGGCATCCAGGGAGCAGTCGAACGGCGTGACCCAGATCAGCGGTGCGGTGGAGCTGATAGAGCAGGCCACGCAGCGCAACGCGGCGATCTCCGAGGAGCTCGCCAGCACGGCGGCCGAGCTCTCGGCACAGGCAGAGCAGCTCCAGAACGTGATGGCGTCGTTCCGCCTCGCGCAGGAGAGCGACGGCGACCCGGGCCACAGGCCTGCGGCGCCGGGGCGACTACCGGACCGCCGCGGCGACAGGGCGCTGTGGAGGGCGCCGCAGAAGGGCCCCCCGAGCGGCGGCGCATCGAGCAACGGGCGCGCGCCGCGCGCCGCGGGCGATCAGGACTTCGTCCCATTCTAG
- a CDS encoding MFS transporter produces MRPARARLSSAERRLLLLLGAPGLGLSLSLTVISTYLPVLAREFTRSRAGIGALVGGEGLVALLVPLWIGGFSDRVDTRFGRRVPFLMATAPVAAIALALIPFARSLPVMAVEVSFFYAAYFTYLAPYRALYADLVPLNLSGRAQGIQGIFSQVGLGSALVGGGVLLELWRPLPYLVAAAALLLGTVLLVLGLRGTPGPPAVPQRDSRSPAAEVWALLRDHRAIRALMIANALLSLTLGGLKAFVVLWLTEGLGKSMKFIAGAMTVVAVGALVGALVSGHLADRHGAARVLARTLVVFGLGLALPAFSSSTVLLGAELPLIAFCGGAASTLPYAILMQRMPARSHGAAAGLFDVSGGIGTLLGPALTGAAIDLLRPLFASTEGYAAMWLVLSASTLASVAMLRRARSG; encoded by the coding sequence ATGCGGCCGGCGCGGGCGCGGCTCTCGAGCGCGGAGCGACGCCTCCTCCTTCTCCTCGGCGCCCCCGGCCTGGGACTGTCGTTGTCCCTCACGGTCATCTCCACGTACCTCCCCGTGCTCGCGCGCGAGTTCACGCGATCGCGCGCCGGCATCGGCGCGCTCGTCGGCGGCGAGGGGCTCGTCGCCCTGCTCGTCCCCCTCTGGATCGGCGGCTTCTCCGATCGCGTCGACACCCGGTTCGGCCGCCGTGTCCCGTTCCTGATGGCGACAGCGCCCGTCGCGGCGATCGCCCTCGCGCTCATCCCGTTCGCGCGCTCCCTCCCCGTCATGGCCGTGGAAGTGTCCTTCTTCTACGCCGCCTATTTCACCTACCTCGCGCCCTATCGCGCGCTCTACGCCGATCTCGTCCCCCTGAACCTGAGCGGCCGCGCGCAGGGGATCCAGGGCATCTTCAGCCAGGTGGGCCTCGGATCCGCGCTCGTCGGCGGGGGGGTGCTCCTCGAGCTCTGGCGGCCGCTGCCGTACCTCGTCGCGGCCGCCGCCTTGCTCCTCGGGACCGTGCTGCTGGTGCTCGGGCTGCGTGGGACCCCAGGGCCGCCCGCGGTCCCACAGCGCGACTCCCGCTCGCCCGCCGCGGAGGTCTGGGCGCTGCTCCGTGACCACCGCGCCATCCGCGCCCTCATGATCGCCAACGCGCTCCTCTCGCTCACGCTCGGCGGCTTGAAGGCCTTCGTCGTGCTCTGGCTGACCGAGGGGCTCGGCAAGAGCATGAAGTTCATCGCCGGCGCGATGACCGTCGTCGCCGTGGGGGCCCTCGTCGGCGCGCTCGTGAGCGGCCACCTCGCGGACCGGCACGGCGCGGCGCGCGTCCTCGCGCGCACGCTCGTCGTCTTCGGGCTCGGGCTGGCCCTCCCCGCCTTCTCCAGCTCCACGGTCCTCCTCGGCGCGGAGCTCCCGCTCATCGCCTTCTGCGGCGGGGCAGCGAGCACCCTGCCCTACGCGATCCTCATGCAGCGGATGCCCGCTCGAAGCCACGGCGCCGCGGCGGGCCTCTTCGACGTGAGCGGCGGCATCGGGACGCTCCTTGGGCCCGCGCTCACCGGCGCGGCCATCGATCTCCTGCGCCCGCTCTTCGCCTCCACCGAGGGGTACGCCGCGATGTGGCTCGTGCTCAGCGCGTCCACGCTCGCGAGCGTCGCGATGCTGCGGCGCGCGCGGAGCGGCTGA
- a CDS encoding YoaK family protein: protein MGRPVNVIDARFGVAAALAFVSGAVDVIGWLSLDHLYTAHMTGNSAALGQAIARGDARAIVTRGLPAVVFMAGVVGGATLAEACIHRGVRAAVAPGLALTAALLVGFLAGVSVTAYAGPVPLEPAWAFDLQASLVSLAMGVQTATFRRIDGVTVRTTYITGMLTNFAEELAQLLARPRDAPVDLRSTARHLVATGLIWPSFVAGAAVSALAYARWRAHALAIPVLLLVSLVVLDLAWPMGGPSGTAAWRREQRRRSGE from the coding sequence GTGGGCAGGCCGGTGAACGTGATCGACGCGAGGTTCGGCGTGGCTGCCGCGCTCGCCTTCGTGTCCGGGGCCGTCGACGTGATCGGCTGGCTGTCGCTCGATCACCTCTACACGGCGCACATGACGGGCAACAGCGCCGCGCTCGGCCAGGCCATCGCCCGCGGAGATGCGCGCGCGATCGTGACGCGCGGGCTCCCGGCCGTGGTCTTCATGGCGGGCGTGGTGGGCGGCGCCACGCTCGCCGAGGCCTGCATCCATCGCGGCGTGCGCGCCGCCGTCGCGCCGGGCCTCGCGCTCACCGCGGCCCTGCTCGTGGGCTTCCTCGCCGGGGTGAGCGTGACCGCGTACGCGGGGCCGGTCCCGCTCGAGCCAGCCTGGGCGTTCGACCTGCAGGCGTCGCTCGTCAGCCTGGCGATGGGGGTGCAGACGGCCACGTTCCGCCGCATCGACGGCGTGACGGTGCGCACCACGTACATCACTGGCATGCTCACCAACTTCGCCGAAGAGCTGGCCCAGCTGCTCGCCAGGCCTCGCGATGCTCCCGTCGACCTGCGCTCGACGGCGCGACACCTCGTGGCCACGGGGCTGATCTGGCCGAGCTTCGTTGCGGGCGCCGCCGTGAGCGCGCTCGCGTACGCGCGCTGGCGCGCGCACGCGCTGGCGATCCCGGTCCTGCTGCTCGTCTCGCTGGTGGTGCTCGACCTCGCGTGGCCCATGGGCGGGCCCAGCGGGACGGCCGCGTGGCGGCGAGAGCAGCGGCGCCGGAGCGGCGAGTGA